One Pseudochaenichthys georgianus chromosome 7, fPseGeo1.2, whole genome shotgun sequence DNA segment encodes these proteins:
- the otud3 gene encoding OTU domain-containing protein 3 isoform X3 codes for MSRKQTTKPVGRSKKNEMERKRDERAARRAIVKDRKNRPQDGDDGAEFVSFSNQLQALGLKLREVPGDGNCLFRALGDQLEGHSRGHLQLRQETVQYMMSHRQDFEPFVEDEVPFSQHLSNLSQAGTFAGNDAIVAFARSQQVKVVIHQLNAPLWEINGAEKQACRELHIAYRYGDHYDSVRRTGDNSESPAQLRIENLQNTHGHQCEFGEGQRARRKNSSPSALEEDNVILSSIKNRGIPGDEENLLQLSAATINSEWLVGCVQGQCSSGSCSTCRAQASDCSEHRQPAEGSNLQRSKVSNKQRKEQQRQEKKKRQEDRHRQKFIQSKGSQDQNQNLPETVTLVPALNTLSI; via the exons ATGTCCAGGAAGCAGACGACGAAACCTGTCGGGAGAAGCAAGAAGAATGAAATGGAACGCAAGAGGGACGAGAGGGCGGCACGCAGGGCCATCGTGAAAGACCGCAAGAACCGGCCTCAAGACGGGGATGATGGAGCAGAGTTTGTCAGTTTCTCCAACCAGCTCCAGGCCCTGGGGCTCAAGCTGAGAGAAGTCCCCGGTGATGG GAACTGCTTATTCAGAGCTCTAGGCGACCAGTTGGAGGGTCACTCCCGGGGTCACCTGCAGCTTCGGCAGGAGACGGTCCAGTATATGATGTCCCATCGGCAAGACTTTGAACCCTTTGTTGAGGATGAAGTTCCCTTTTCCCAGCACT TGTCTAACCTCTCTCAGGCCGGTACGTTTGCTGGCAATGACGCTATCGTGGCTTTTGCTCGCAGTCAACAGGTGAAAGTGGTCATCCATCAGCTCAACGCACCGCTCTGGGAG ATAAATGGTGCAGAGAAGCAGGCGTGCAGAGAGCTGCACATCGCCTACCGCTACGGAGATCATTATGACAGTGTGAGGCGGACCGGAGACAACTCTGAGAGCCCTGCCCAGCTGCGCATAGAG AATCTGCAGAATACACACGGCCATCAGTGTGAGTTCGGGGAGGGACAGCGGGCCAGGAGGAAAAACTCTTCTCCCTCAGCCTTAGAGGAGGACAACGTGATCCTGAGCTCCATCAAGAACCGAGGAATCCCGG GAGACGAGGAGAACTTGCTGCAGCTGAGTGCGGCCACCATCAACTCTGAATGGCTTGTTGGCTGCGTGCAGGGTCAGTGCTCCTCTGGATCCTGCTCCACCTGCAGGGCTCAAGCCTCAGACTGCAGCGAGCACAGACAGCCAGCAGAGGGCAGCAACCTACAAAGGTCAAAG GTATCTAACAAGCAGAGGAAAGAGCAGCAGCGGCAGGAGAAGAAGAAGCGTCAGGAGGACAGGCACCGGCAGAAGTTCATCCAGAGTAAAGGGagtcaggaccagaaccagaaccTGCCAGAGACTGTTACTTTGGTACCAGCCCTCAACACTCTCAGTATATAA
- the bcas2 gene encoding pre-mRNA-splicing factor SPF27: MAGTASVAGEVFVDALPYFDQGYDAAGVREAAGALVEEETRRYRPTKNYLSYLTIPDFATFETEIMRNEFERLAARQPMELLSMKRYELPAPSAGQKNDITAWQECVNNSMAQLEHQAVRIDNLELMSQYGTNAWKVYNDNLAFMIEIAQKEMQKFRKQIQDLNWQRKNDQLAGGAKLRELESNWVSLVSKNFEIERAIIQLENEVTQLRQQQGDENKENIRQDF; this comes from the exons ATGGCCGGGACGGCTTCAGTAGCTGGTGAAGTGTTTGTCGATGCCTTGCCATATTTTGACCAAGGCTACGATGCAGCAGGTGTGCGAGAAGCG GCTGGAGCGTTGGTGGAAGAGGAGACCAGGAGATACAGACCAACGAAGAACTACCTGAGCTACCTCACCATACCTGACTTTGCTACTTTTGAG ACAGAAATTATGAGGAATGAATTTGAGCGGCTGGCGGCTCGGCAGCCAATGGAACTCCTGAGCATGAAGAG ATATGAGCTTCCAGCACCGTCAGCCGGACAGAAGAATGACATCACAGCCTGGCAGGAGTGTGTGAATAACTCAATGGCCCAGCTAGAGCACCAGGCGGTCCGAATTGATAACCTGGAGCTCATGTCGCAGTACGGAACCAATGCGTGGAAAGTCTACAACGA TAACTTGGCCTTCATGATTGAGATTGCTCAAAAGGAAATGCAGAAATTCAG GAAGCAAATTCAAGATCTAAATTGGCAGCGTAAGAACGACCAGTTAGCTGGAGGAGCCAAACTGCGAGAGCTGGAGTCAAA CTGGGTGTCTCTGGTCAGTAAGAACTTTGAGATTGAGCGCGCCATCATACAGCTGGAGAACGAAGTGACGCAGCTCCGGCAGCAGCAGGGGGACGAGAACAAGGAGAACATCAGACAGGACTTCTAG
- the otud3 gene encoding OTU domain-containing protein 3 isoform X1 yields the protein MTQKETLSYFVKTQLVNETTVANMSRKQTTKPVGRSKKNEMERKRDERAARRAIVKDRKNRPQDGDDGAEFVSFSNQLQALGLKLREVPGDGNCLFRALGDQLEGHSRGHLQLRQETVQYMMSHRQDFEPFVEDEVPFSQHLSNLSQAGTFAGNDAIVAFARSQQVKVVIHQLNAPLWEINGAEKQACRELHIAYRYGDHYDSVRRTGDNSESPAQLRIENLQNTHGHQCEFGEGQRARRKNSSPSALEEDNVILSSIKNRGIPGDEENLLQLSAATINSEWLVGCVQGQCSSGSCSTCRAQASDCSEHRQPAEGSNLQRSKVSNKQRKEQQRQEKKKRQEDRHRQKFIQSKGSQDQNQNLPETVTLVPALNTLSI from the exons ATGACACAAAAAGAAACATTGTCGTATTTTGTAAAAACCCAGCTTGTTAACG AAACAACAGTAGCCAACATGTCCAGGAAGCAGACGACGAAACCTGTCGGGAGAAGCAAGAAGAATGAAATGGAACGCAAGAGGGACGAGAGGGCGGCACGCAGGGCCATCGTGAAAGACCGCAAGAACCGGCCTCAAGACGGGGATGATGGAGCAGAGTTTGTCAGTTTCTCCAACCAGCTCCAGGCCCTGGGGCTCAAGCTGAGAGAAGTCCCCGGTGATGG GAACTGCTTATTCAGAGCTCTAGGCGACCAGTTGGAGGGTCACTCCCGGGGTCACCTGCAGCTTCGGCAGGAGACGGTCCAGTATATGATGTCCCATCGGCAAGACTTTGAACCCTTTGTTGAGGATGAAGTTCCCTTTTCCCAGCACT TGTCTAACCTCTCTCAGGCCGGTACGTTTGCTGGCAATGACGCTATCGTGGCTTTTGCTCGCAGTCAACAGGTGAAAGTGGTCATCCATCAGCTCAACGCACCGCTCTGGGAG ATAAATGGTGCAGAGAAGCAGGCGTGCAGAGAGCTGCACATCGCCTACCGCTACGGAGATCATTATGACAGTGTGAGGCGGACCGGAGACAACTCTGAGAGCCCTGCCCAGCTGCGCATAGAG AATCTGCAGAATACACACGGCCATCAGTGTGAGTTCGGGGAGGGACAGCGGGCCAGGAGGAAAAACTCTTCTCCCTCAGCCTTAGAGGAGGACAACGTGATCCTGAGCTCCATCAAGAACCGAGGAATCCCGG GAGACGAGGAGAACTTGCTGCAGCTGAGTGCGGCCACCATCAACTCTGAATGGCTTGTTGGCTGCGTGCAGGGTCAGTGCTCCTCTGGATCCTGCTCCACCTGCAGGGCTCAAGCCTCAGACTGCAGCGAGCACAGACAGCCAGCAGAGGGCAGCAACCTACAAAGGTCAAAG GTATCTAACAAGCAGAGGAAAGAGCAGCAGCGGCAGGAGAAGAAGAAGCGTCAGGAGGACAGGCACCGGCAGAAGTTCATCCAGAGTAAAGGGagtcaggaccagaaccagaaccTGCCAGAGACTGTTACTTTGGTACCAGCCCTCAACACTCTCAGTATATAA
- the otud3 gene encoding OTU domain-containing protein 3 isoform X2: MPAETTVANMSRKQTTKPVGRSKKNEMERKRDERAARRAIVKDRKNRPQDGDDGAEFVSFSNQLQALGLKLREVPGDGNCLFRALGDQLEGHSRGHLQLRQETVQYMMSHRQDFEPFVEDEVPFSQHLSNLSQAGTFAGNDAIVAFARSQQVKVVIHQLNAPLWEINGAEKQACRELHIAYRYGDHYDSVRRTGDNSESPAQLRIENLQNTHGHQCEFGEGQRARRKNSSPSALEEDNVILSSIKNRGIPGDEENLLQLSAATINSEWLVGCVQGQCSSGSCSTCRAQASDCSEHRQPAEGSNLQRSKVSNKQRKEQQRQEKKKRQEDRHRQKFIQSKGSQDQNQNLPETVTLVPALNTLSI; this comes from the exons ATGCCCGCAGAAACAACAGTAGCCAACATGTCCAGGAAGCAGACGACGAAACCTGTCGGGAGAAGCAAGAAGAATGAAATGGAACGCAAGAGGGACGAGAGGGCGGCACGCAGGGCCATCGTGAAAGACCGCAAGAACCGGCCTCAAGACGGGGATGATGGAGCAGAGTTTGTCAGTTTCTCCAACCAGCTCCAGGCCCTGGGGCTCAAGCTGAGAGAAGTCCCCGGTGATGG GAACTGCTTATTCAGAGCTCTAGGCGACCAGTTGGAGGGTCACTCCCGGGGTCACCTGCAGCTTCGGCAGGAGACGGTCCAGTATATGATGTCCCATCGGCAAGACTTTGAACCCTTTGTTGAGGATGAAGTTCCCTTTTCCCAGCACT TGTCTAACCTCTCTCAGGCCGGTACGTTTGCTGGCAATGACGCTATCGTGGCTTTTGCTCGCAGTCAACAGGTGAAAGTGGTCATCCATCAGCTCAACGCACCGCTCTGGGAG ATAAATGGTGCAGAGAAGCAGGCGTGCAGAGAGCTGCACATCGCCTACCGCTACGGAGATCATTATGACAGTGTGAGGCGGACCGGAGACAACTCTGAGAGCCCTGCCCAGCTGCGCATAGAG AATCTGCAGAATACACACGGCCATCAGTGTGAGTTCGGGGAGGGACAGCGGGCCAGGAGGAAAAACTCTTCTCCCTCAGCCTTAGAGGAGGACAACGTGATCCTGAGCTCCATCAAGAACCGAGGAATCCCGG GAGACGAGGAGAACTTGCTGCAGCTGAGTGCGGCCACCATCAACTCTGAATGGCTTGTTGGCTGCGTGCAGGGTCAGTGCTCCTCTGGATCCTGCTCCACCTGCAGGGCTCAAGCCTCAGACTGCAGCGAGCACAGACAGCCAGCAGAGGGCAGCAACCTACAAAGGTCAAAG GTATCTAACAAGCAGAGGAAAGAGCAGCAGCGGCAGGAGAAGAAGAAGCGTCAGGAGGACAGGCACCGGCAGAAGTTCATCCAGAGTAAAGGGagtcaggaccagaaccagaaccTGCCAGAGACTGTTACTTTGGTACCAGCCCTCAACACTCTCAGTATATAA